From Thalassotalea psychrophila:
AATTCTATTTTTAAACTTGAAAGTTCAGCTTGTGCTTTTTCAGCTCTTAATTGAAATCGTTCTGGTTCTATTTCAGCAAGTAACTCGCCGGCCTCAACGAATTGGCCCTCTTCTACGTAAAGCTTTTCTAAAATACCTGATGCTTTTGAAATAACTTCCGCTTCTTCTTTTGGTTCTAACACCGTAGTTGAAACATAGTTAGAACTGATGTCACCACTTTGTACTAAGGCAACTTCTACAGGGATGGCAATTACTTCAGCGGGTTTGTCTTCAGCTACGGCTTCTGCATTATTACAACCCGTTATGAATATTGAAGAAGAAAGCATTGTTGATACTAGCAGCACAGATTTTAAATTGAATTTAGGAGATTTCATCACTTTTTACCTTATATATTGTCAGCCCGTATTAAGTACGGGATAACAAAAGTCGTATTATCTAGACCTAACGTTGCATTGACTGTGCCAACTGTAATAAAAATATTTTTAATGTTAATTTTCAGTAGGTTAGGCGTTTGAAGTATTTAAGGATATTTTAGATGTTTTGCGATATTAGTTAAATTTACAAAATGTTAGCAAATATAACTAAATGTTAATGAAATGTTAAAAATTGATACTTTTCATGGAGTTATAATGTGCAGGGAGAGTGTAAGAATTTGTGTATTGGAGAACTCAATAAGCAGGAAATCGACTCTCGTCGTCCCGTACTTGTTACGGGATCTACTAGTTAGCGGTTATTTTTGCGGTGCTCACGTTGTTGTTCAATTTCTTCTTTTCGTTTTACGCCTGCTCTAGGTAGAGTTTCTTGTAAATCGTTTAGGCTGTTTTTACGAATAGGTTTTGCACTTTTTTGCAACATTGATAAATTACCAATAAGTGTGGCAACAACTGCAATTATGATGGCGATAATTACCCAAGAGTCCATATTAAGGTGTTCCTACATTAATAATGTATTGATTATAGATAATATCTAACATGGCTAAAAGGTCAGTTTTATTTGATATCTCACTTGTCGCTAAACAATCTCTAAGCAAATCTAGTGTAAGTTTCGAACTGTACATACTCGCCAATGGGTGATACGAAATATGCCAAGGCTCAGCCGCAACCCCACCACGATATAAATCATAAGGACGGTAAAAGCCAAAATCTTTCATATTTTCATCGAGCCATTTGGTTAACGGTGCTTGTGGACCCGTTGCTTCATACTCCCAAGATTCAAGCTGCAATGGTTTATCATTGAGGAGATCAGGGTCGTATACATCAATATCTGTGCCCCAATGGTGCCGACTCGCACCAGGCAAGGCAGAAAAGAGTAAAATGCTTGTGATCTTTTCTTGGATTTTTAAATCTGCAAGATTTAACTTTTGATTATTAATATCTAACACATTCCGCTGACCAGACAACTTGCCATTAAATATGGCAAGCTGTTGGTCAAAAGAGCGATAACCACTGGCTATTTTTAGATTAAAGCCTGCTGCTAAAGCCGCTTGTTGTAATTTTAAAAATGCATCAACCATTGCCTTATGCACACCAACTCTGTCATTGAGGTAGTGAATATGTGCATCAGTGCAACCAGTAATACTGGCTTTCGATATCGCTGTTGGCATAGGTTGAATAAAGATCCTAATCAGTTAAAAGTTTTTTCATGATCAAATAATACATTTCTACCAAATCTTCTAAGTCTTGACAATTTACACTTTCATTAACTTTATGAATGGTTGCATTAGTAGGTCCAAGTTCGACAACTTGCGCTCCTGTTGGGGCGATAAAACGACCATCTGAAGTTCCACCTGCAGTAGACGGTGTACAATCTACGCCATTGGCTTCTTTAACTGAATCAACCACCGCGGAAAGTAACTTACCTTCACCTGTAATGAACGGTTTGCCATTAAAGGTCCATTTTAATTCATAATCGAGTTGATGTTTATCGAGAATATCGGTGACTCGAGTAATGATAATGTCATCATTAATTTCAGTGCTGTAACGCAAATTGAAAATAGCGTGTAGTTCACCTGGCACAACATTAGTTGCACCAGTACCTGAATTTACATTAGATAATTGAAAGCTGGTTGGCGGAAAATATTGATTACCGTCATCCCAATGTTCTGTACTTAATTCTGTTAAAGCAGGAGTTGCCAGGTGGATAGGGTTTTTGACTAAATGCGGATAGGCAACATGACCTTGCACACCATGAATAGTTAAGTCGCCAGTAATTGAACCTCTGCGGCCATTTTTAACAATATCGCCAGCTTTATCTGTACTTGATGGCTCACCAACAATACACCAATCAATTTTTTCATTGCGAGCTTCTAAAGTGTCAATAACTCGAGTGGTGCCATTAATAAATGGGCCTTCCTCATCAGAAGTAATTAAATAAGCAATGGAACCCTTATGATCTGGGTAGTCTTTTACAAAACGCTCGGTAGCAACGATCATCGCAGCAAGAGAGCCTTTCATATCGGCAGCGCCGCGACCATAAAGCCAGCCATCTTTAATGGTAGGTTCAAAAGCAGGGGTATGCCATTTTGAATCAGGCCCAGCAGGCACTACATCGGTATGACCGGCAAAACAAAACACCGGATGCTCAGTGCCGCGTCTTGCCCACATGTTGGTAGTATCTTCAAAAACCATAGATTCATTATTAAAACCAGCAGCAATAAGTCTGTTGGCCATTAATTCTTGGCAGCCCTCATCTAATGGTGTTACTGATTTTCTAGATATTAAGTCTTTAGTTAGTTCAATTACTGCGGATTGGTTAGTCATGGCTAAAAATCTCTTCATATTGAGCTGGCTTAAAGCCTAAATGCAATTGTGCATTAATTTCTAATAGAGGGCGCTTTAACAAGGTTGGTTGCTCTAAAACAGTTTGCTTGGCGATATCTGCTGTTAAATTATTTTTAACCTCATCGCTTAAACTACGAAACGTTGTGCTTCGTTTATTTATTAATAAATCCCAACTTGATTTAGCAACAATGCTGTCTAACAAGCTGTCATTCAATCCATCTTTTCTTAAGTCATGAAATTTATAGTTTATATTATTTTTTTCTAACCATGATTTGGCTTTTTTAACAGTATCGCAATTATGGATACCATAAAGAATAGTCATTAATTTTCTCTAATTTTATATTTATTTGTTCTTAATTTTATGATTAATAGGTTAATCATTAATTATAAGATAATGGTTTGCTCTTAAACAATTTACTGCCTTTTTTAAAGTATCTTGTTTTACGAGAATGTAATCTGTATCAAAAGTAGATATAGCGAAAATACTTATTTTTTTTTCGGCTAGAACTCCAGCAATATTTGATAAAATGCCAGTTAATGAAAAACCCAGAGGGCCCAAAACTTCAAGTGCGCGCCAATTTGACTCGCTTTCTAAACTGTCTAAATGAATACCTTCAGGCACAACAATTGATAACTCATCATAAGTTTTACTAATAAAATATACTTTGGCAGAAAAGACCGCGCTAGGTACTTCAGTTTCAGGTGTGAAGCTGTGAATGGTAAATAATTCATCTAATATTTGCAGAGTTTGCTTGGTCATTAAAGTCTCATCAGTGCTTTTATTGATTCACCTAACTATACCGTACAGAACATGCTAATGGTATAGAAAGTAAAGTGATAATAAATAAAATTTAGCTATATAACCTAATTTTAGTGATGTTTATTAGATAACTTGCAAAAACTAAAGCTTAAATGACATTAATCGCGATACTTTATTTATTTATCTAAAATTCATTATCCACAAAAGATGTGGGTAATTATGTGCATAAGCTTTTACTATAGTTGTAAGTTACTGTATTTAAAAGAATAAAATGAACCGCTTGAAAAGTGAGCTATGCTAGCTGTTGTTTGTATTTTGAACAGCTTGTTGTATAATCAGTTAGCACTTAAAATATGTCTTTAATGGCTATAAATACATATTAACTCTTATTAATATGACACGGTTAGCTTGATAAAAGGATCCTTTTATAGATCTAAATTAGTGATTTTTGATCTATAAAAGTCCAAATATTATGCATTCAGATAAATTTTGTAACGTTTTGAGCCCATATATTTTCAAATTATTTTCCTAATATGTGTTATCTTTATAGTGTTAATCATACAGAATAGAAATCATGCAGCAATCTTTATTAGAGCAAGTAAAACAAGGTCGCCATTACGTAAATCTTTGGCCACAACGACCAGAACTCATTCAATATTTTTCTGAATACAGAGCTGTTATCGTTAGTCGTTTTGTACTTAAATATGGTGGGGCGTTAGCGCTATTAGCTTTTTTAATGCCAATACTATTTATTGGCATCGAGCAGTTGAAACAATCTTTAGTGTACTCATTATTTATAGGATCTTTACCTGTACAAGCACTGTTTTTAATGAACAATAAGTCAAAAGAAAAGTTACCACCTTCATTGGCAAACTGGTATCGAAGTGGTGTAGAAAAACTAAAAGCTAAAAACGATGAAGGCGAGTTGATTATAAACAAGCCCACGTTTCTAGACTTAGCTAAGTTATTGAATATTTCTTATTCGCAGAAGTAATACCAGTTTCATTAAGTTTGTGATCTTGTTGTGCGCAGGAAAAATAAATCAAGGAAAGACGCTCGATTGACCAATAGCTGGCTATTGGGATTGAGAGCAACGCCGCCTTGAAGGATTTTAACCAGCACAAGTGAGCAGTAATTTAATGAAATTGGTATATCCATTCCTAAACTTTAGACCCTGAAATAAATTCAGGGAA
This genomic window contains:
- a CDS encoding M15 family metallopeptidase, whose amino-acid sequence is MPTAISKASITGCTDAHIHYLNDRVGVHKAMVDAFLKLQQAALAAGFNLKIASGYRSFDQQLAIFNGKLSGQRNVLDINNQKLNLADLKIQEKITSILLFSALPGASRHHWGTDIDVYDPDLLNDKPLQLESWEYEATGPQAPLTKWLDENMKDFGFYRPYDLYRGGVAAEPWHISYHPLASMYSSKLTLDLLRDCLATSEISNKTDLLAMLDIIYNQYIINVGTP
- the dapE gene encoding succinyl-diaminopimelate desuccinylase, encoding MTNQSAVIELTKDLISRKSVTPLDEGCQELMANRLIAAGFNNESMVFEDTTNMWARRGTEHPVFCFAGHTDVVPAGPDSKWHTPAFEPTIKDGWLYGRGAADMKGSLAAMIVATERFVKDYPDHKGSIAYLITSDEEGPFINGTTRVIDTLEARNEKIDWCIVGEPSSTDKAGDIVKNGRRGSITGDLTIHGVQGHVAYPHLVKNPIHLATPALTELSTEHWDDGNQYFPPTSFQLSNVNSGTGATNVVPGELHAIFNLRYSTEINDDIIITRVTDILDKHQLDYELKWTFNGKPFITGEGKLLSAVVDSVKEANGVDCTPSTAGGTSDGRFIAPTGAQVVELGPTNATIHKVNESVNCQDLEDLVEMYYLIMKKLLTD
- a CDS encoding ArsC family reductase, with amino-acid sequence MTILYGIHNCDTVKKAKSWLEKNNINYKFHDLRKDGLNDSLLDSIVAKSSWDLLINKRSTTFRSLSDEVKNNLTADIAKQTVLEQPTLLKRPLLEINAQLHLGFKPAQYEEIFSHD
- a CDS encoding ACT domain-containing protein — its product is MTKQTLQILDELFTIHSFTPETEVPSAVFSAKVYFISKTYDELSIVVPEGIHLDSLESESNWRALEVLGPLGFSLTGILSNIAGVLAEKKISIFAISTFDTDYILVKQDTLKKAVNCLRANHYLIIND
- the yfbV gene encoding terminus macrodomain insulation protein YfbV, encoding MQQSLLEQVKQGRHYVNLWPQRPELIQYFSEYRAVIVSRFVLKYGGALALLAFLMPILFIGIEQLKQSLVYSLFIGSLPVQALFLMNNKSKEKLPPSLANWYRSGVEKLKAKNDEGELIINKPTFLDLAKLLNISYSQK